Proteins from a genomic interval of Solea solea chromosome 10, fSolSol10.1, whole genome shotgun sequence:
- the cusr gene encoding uncharacterized protein cusr, translating into MYLLTGVLIFSLLDAISCIQFRAPLNMAGVTGQVQFDSTSQTAIVTVSGAGSCGPVKMSLSEFPVMFGQFAQPCSEANIGPIIFNFTADPASNSTVNVSSLFEQRPHLDDFSLTLQTCNGTKVCTVVSQGQTSLTRQARFTGPIAGNVYIRLNTGETNPRLLADLITIGQVDASQTNITLFGSTSTAASCDVLLGSLDVSTLTRLGIVKVGTPLQPEKSRLDITKNLSPGFLLFHMGSSYKCSQVYHVPGKQVTAVVNMKGIKGHFSFQQASSFDVTEMRVNLTNLQSRVGPYHVHLFPVPSVTSSAASQCSNDNVGGHWNPFDVNTNDPTYPKVTGSTHDKYEIGDLSTKHMSLAGKDEFNMVFLDFNLPLFGQNSIVGRSVVIHQTNGARYVCASISYPGEVNVARARFQSPVVGEIWFTQLQNNPLSDVSIFMDLSYGNPTQTPTRNHNWHVHTYPISSDRDDDERHCSTVGGHWNPFNINTGDSSYAIHCGPSSPLSCEVADLSSKHSPINLGTRVGGVDTKHFFTDVTSWLPESGFIGRSVVIHEADGGGPRIACANVTKMRVHKASLGNWSSPGVSIGQVWFSQAGPQSPTTINVSLINLNALAGGYHVHMLPVKHGSAKPCSDANVMGHFNPLDISNSPTPGTGTVDQYEIGDISGKFGMLDGLSQSEALYVDNNIQLTGPYSIVGRSLVVHYANGSRMRCADISHERNSEGQWTIAKAIFNGTATGTVQLRQQMFPDGSSSDTTLLVTLQSSRLNTPEASLFITNSRTGSQCNNVGDTYNPFNMTSGHSGCSLANPLCCVVGEISARQGSVSLTKRQLFTDCIIQLSGDNTVVHKSLVLKNGDSVIACADIIPESPAAEQTFPTVTEFSRYDFRRRVASTLVVEIARVTILSSSPRSVVGRKCQRVNFMVSGNVSPELLKTVKTSEKMGKYRESDSCASSAVMPLVPGGFLLALAFAAACLLPSAAYL; encoded by the exons ATGTACCTCCTGACAGGAGTCCTTATATTTTCCTTACTTG ATGCTATTTCCTGTATTCAGTTTCGGGCGCCTCTGAATATGGCAGGAGTCACAGGGCAGGTGCAGTTTGATTCTACATCCCAGACAGCCATTGTCACAGTATCTGGTGCAGGATCATGTGGGCCAGTTAAAATGTCTCTCAGTGAATTCCCCGTCATGTTCGGCCAATTTGCTCAACCTTGTTCAGAGGCAAACATTGGCCCCATCATATTTAACTTCACAGCTGATCCTGCATCAAACTCCACTGTTAATGTGTCAAGCCTCTTTGAACAACGTCCACACTTGGATGACTTCTCACTGACTTTGCAGACATGTAACGGCACTAAAGTATGCACTGTTGTAAGTCAAGGTCAAACTTCTTTGACTCGTCAGGCCAGGTTTACTGGCCCTATTGCCGGTAATGTTTACATTCGCCTCAATACAGGAGAGACCAACCCTAGGCTTCTTGCAGACCTAATTACAATTGGTCAGGTTGATGCCTCCCAAACCAATATCACTCTCTTTGGATCTACGAGCACTGCAGCAAGCTGTGATGTTCTACTTGGAAGCTTAGACGTCTCCACTTTGACTAGATTGGGGATAGTCAAAGTTGGAACCCCTTTGCAACCCGAGAAATCACGTCTGGACATTACGAAAAACCTCAGCCCTGGTTTCCTTCTTTTCCACATGGGGTCAAGTTACAAGTGCTCTCAGGTTTATCACGTGCCAGGGAAACAGGTGACTGCTGTTGTGAATATGAAAGGGATCAAAGGACACTTTAGCTTCCAACAGGCCTCCAGTTTTGATGTGACAGAGATGCGGGTCAACCTGACTAACTTGCAGAGCAGAGTCGGCCCTTACCACGTCCACCTGTTTCCTGTCCCTTCAGTCACATCCTCTGCAGCAAGCCAGTGTTCAAATGACAATGTGGGTGGCCACTGGAACCCATTCGATGTCAACACTAATGACCCAACATACCCGAAAGTTACTGGGTCAACACACGACAAGTATGAGATTGGAGATCTAAGCACCAAACACATGTCCCTCGCAGGTAAAGATGAGTTCAATATGGTGTTCTTGGATTTCAACCTTCCTCTCTTTGGACAGAACAGTATTGTGGGACGCTCAGTGGTTATTCACCAAACAAATGGTGCCAGGTATGTTTGTGCCAGCATCAGCTACCCCGGTGAAGTTAATGTTGCCAGAGCCAGATTTCAGAGCCCTGTGGTCGGCGAGATCTGGTTCACCCAACTACAGAACAACCCTTTGTCTGACGTATCCATCTTTATGGATCTGTCATATGGAAATCCCACACAGACACCAACCAGAAATCACAATTGGCATGTTCACACCTACCCCATTAGCTCAGAcagggatgatgatgagagacaCTGCAGCACGGTAGGGGGACACTGGAATCCCTTTAACATCAACACTGGAGACAGCAGCTATGCCATCCATTGTGGCCCATCCAGTCCCTTATCCTGTGAGGTGGCAGACCTCTCCAGCAAACACAGCCCCATCAACCTTGGCACCAGGGTGGGTGGAGTAGAcacaaaacactttttcaccGATGTCACTTCCTGGTTGCCTGAGTCAGGTTTTATTGGTCGTTCTGTGGTCATCCATGAAGCAGATGGAGGAGGGCCAAGGATTGCTTGTgccaatgttacaaaaatgcGGGTCCACAAAGCTAGCTTGGGAAACTGGTCTAGCCCTGGGGTGTCCATTGGCCAAGTGTGGTTCTCCCAAGCTGGCCCGCAAAGCCCCACAACTATTAATGTATCTTTGATTAACTTGAATGCCTTAGCAGGAGGCTATCATGTTCATATGTTGCCagtgaaacatggcagtgcaaaGCCCTGCTCCGATGCAAACGTCATGGGTCACTTCAACCCATTGGACATAtcaaactctcccacaccaggaACTGGTACTGTGGACCAGTATGAAATTGGAGACATCAGTGGAAAGTTTGGGATGCTGGATGGCCTCAGCCAGTCTGAGGCTCTTTACGTGGACAATAATATCCAATTAACTGGACCCTACAGCATAGTGGGAAGGTCACTGGTGGTTCACTATGCCAATGGATCAAG AATGAGGTGTGCCGACATTTCACATGAAAGAAATTCAGAAGGACAATGGACTATTGCCAAGGCTATATTCAACGGTACAGCGACTGGAACAGTTCAATTG CGCCAGCAGATGTTTCCCGATGGGAGTAGCAGTGATACCACACTCTTGGTGACCCTTCAATCGTCGAGGCTAAAT ACACCTGAGGCATCCTTGTTCATCACAAACAGCCGCACAGGCAGCCAGTGTAACAACGTGGGAGACACGTACAACCCCTTCAACATGACATCGGGG CACTCTGGATGTTCATTAGCAAACcctctgtgctgtgttgtggGGGAAATATCTGCGAGGCAAGGCTCAGTCAGTCTGACCAAGAGGCAACTCTTCACTGACTGCATCATCCAGCTCTCTGGAGACAACACAG TGGTCCATAAATCTCTCGTGCTGAAGAATGGAGACAGCGTCATTGCATGCGCTGACATTATCCCAGAATCCCCTGCAGCAGAGCAGACATTTCCCACTGTGACTGAgttcagcag ATATGACTTCCGTAGGAGAGTTGCAAGTACCCTGGTGGTGGAAATAGCAAGAGTCACCATCCTGTCCAGCTCTCCCCGGTCTGTAGTGGGACGAAAGTGTCAGCGAGTCAACTTCATGGTTTCTG GGAATGTCAGCCCAGAACTTCTCAAGACCGTCAAAACCAGTGAGAAGATGGGCAAATACAGGGAGTCAGACTCATGTGCAA GTAGTGCAGTTATGCCTCTGGTGCCGGGAGGTTTTCTTCTTGCCTTGGCGTTTGCTGCCGCCTGCCTGCTGCCATCTGCAGCTTATTTATAG
- the xpnpep1 gene encoding xaa-Pro aminopeptidase 1 isoform X1, producing the protein MTSPKSDTAMSPKITGDLLRQLRQAMKNCKYFAEPIQAYIIPSGDAHQSEYIAPCDCRREFVCGFNGSAGTAIVTEQYAAMWTDGRYFLQATQQMDNNWTLMKMGLKETPSQEDWLISVLPENSKVGVDPWIYAADQWKNMSTALTSAGHSLVAVQENLIDAVWTNRPKRPSTQLRTLGLEYTGVSWQDKITALRAKMTERKLSWFVATALDEIAWLFNLRGADIEYNPVFFAYTVVGMNTIRLFIDPNRLSDPALRDHLQLDSPSKPELSIQTFPYELVSSELQAICAALGPKDKMWICDKASCALTQVIPKSHRSPIPYTPLCLAKAVKNATEIQGMKMAHIKDAVALCELFAWLEKEIPKGTVTEISAADKAEEFRSQQKDFVGLSFPTISSVGPNGAIIHYRPLPETNRTLTENEVYLIDSGAQYVDGTTDVTRTVHFGTPSAFEKECFTYVLKGHIAVSAAVFPNGTKGHLLDSFARAALWESGLDYLHGTGHGVGCFLNVHEGPCGISYKTFADEPLEAGMIVSDEPGYYEDGSFGIRLENVVLVIPTKPKYNYRNRGSLTFEPLTLVPIQVKMMDTELLTQKERDWVNDYHRKCREVVGAELERQGRKEALEWLIRESQPIV; encoded by the exons ATGACCTCCCCAAAATCAG acacagccaTGTCTCCAAAGATCACTGGAGATCTGCTGAGGCAGCTTCGCCAGGCGATGAAGAACTGCAAATACTTCGCTGAGCCAATACAGGCATACATCATTCCTTCTGGAGATGCCCACCAG AGTGAATACATTGCACCATGTGACTGCAGACGTGAGTTTGTCTGTGGATTTAATGGCTCCGCAG GTACAGCCATTGTCACAGAGCAGTATGCTGCAATGTGGACAGATGGGCGATATTTCCTCCAGGCCACCCAGCAGATGGACAACAACTGGACCCTTATGAAGATGG GACTGAAAGAGACACCATCTCAGGAGGACTGGCTCATTAGTGTGCTGCCAGAGAACTCCAAAGTGGGAGTAGATCCTTGGATCTATGCTGCTG ACCAGTGGAAGAACATGTCCACAGCGCTGACCAGTGCAGGCCACTCTCTGGTGGCGGTGCAGGAGAACCTGATCGATGCAGTTTGGACCAACCGTCCTAAGAGACCCAGCACACAGCTCCGCACCCTGGGATTAGAGTACACTG GTGTGTCCTGGCAGGATAAGATCACCGCTCTGCGAGCCAAGATGACCGAGAGGAAACTCAGCTGGTTTGTTGCCACAGCATTGGACGAGATTGCAT GGCTCTTTAACCTCCGTGGTGCTGACATCGAGTACAACCCAGTTTTCTTTGCATACACTGTCGTGGGAATGAACACAATAAG ACTCTTTATTGACCCAAACCGCCTCTCTGATCCTGCGTTGAGAGACCACCTGCAGCTGGACTCCCCCAGCAAGCCTGAGCTGAGCATCCAGACGTTCCCATACGAGTTGGTCTCCTCTGAGCTCCAGGCCATCTGCGCTGCACTCGGCCCCAAGGACAAAATGTGGATCTGCGACAAGGCCAGTTGTGCTCTCACGCAGGTCATCCCCAAG TCTCACAGGTCTCCAATTCCCTACACCCCACTCTGCCTTGCCAAGGCTGTGAAAAACGCCACTGAGATTCAAGGCATGAAAATGGCTCAT ATCAAGGATGCCGTTGCCCTTTGTGAGCTCTTTGCCTGGTTGGAAAAGGAG ATTCCTAAAGGCACCGTGACTGAGATCTCTGCTGCTGACAAGGCTGAAGAATTCCGCAG tcaacagAAAGATTTTGTCGGCCTCAGTTTCCCCACAATCTCCAGTGTTGGTCCAAATGGAGCGATCATACATTACAG ACCACTGCCCGAGACCAACAGAACCCTCACCGAGAATGAAGTTTACCTGATTGACTCCGGAGCTCAATATGT TGATGGAACCACAGATGTGACACGCACCGTGCACTTTGGGACACCGTCTGCTTTTGAGAAG GAATGCTTTACGTATGTATTGAAGGGACACATAGCCGTCAGCGCTGCTGTTTTCCCCAATGGAACCAAAG GCCACCTTTTGGATTCATTTGCCCGCGCAGCCCTGTGGGAGTCCGGCCTGGACTACCTTCACGGGACAGGCCACGGCGTGGGCTGCTTCCTCAATGTCCACGAGGGGCCCTGCGGCATCAGCTACAAGACGTTCGCCGATGAACCTCTGGAGGCTGGCATGATCGTCAGTGATG AACCTGGATATTATGAAGATGGATCTTTTGGCATTCGCTTGGAAAATGTGGTCCTTGTCATACCAACAAAGCCCAAA TACAACTACAGAAACAGAGGGAGTCTGACATTTGAGCCCCTCACTCTGGTCCCTATCCAAGTGAAGATGATGGACACAGAGCTGCTCACGCAGAAGGAG CGTGACTGGGTGAACGACTACCACAGGAAGTGCAGGGAGGTGGTTGGAGCAGAGCTGGAGAGGCAGGGCAGGAAGGAGGCGCTGGAGTGGCTGATCAGAGAGAGCCAGCCAATCGTCTGA
- the xpnpep1 gene encoding xaa-Pro aminopeptidase 1 isoform X2: protein MSPKITGDLLRQLRQAMKNCKYFAEPIQAYIIPSGDAHQSEYIAPCDCRREFVCGFNGSAGTAIVTEQYAAMWTDGRYFLQATQQMDNNWTLMKMGLKETPSQEDWLISVLPENSKVGVDPWIYAADQWKNMSTALTSAGHSLVAVQENLIDAVWTNRPKRPSTQLRTLGLEYTGVSWQDKITALRAKMTERKLSWFVATALDEIAWLFNLRGADIEYNPVFFAYTVVGMNTIRLFIDPNRLSDPALRDHLQLDSPSKPELSIQTFPYELVSSELQAICAALGPKDKMWICDKASCALTQVIPKSHRSPIPYTPLCLAKAVKNATEIQGMKMAHIKDAVALCELFAWLEKEIPKGTVTEISAADKAEEFRSQQKDFVGLSFPTISSVGPNGAIIHYRPLPETNRTLTENEVYLIDSGAQYVDGTTDVTRTVHFGTPSAFEKECFTYVLKGHIAVSAAVFPNGTKGHLLDSFARAALWESGLDYLHGTGHGVGCFLNVHEGPCGISYKTFADEPLEAGMIVSDEPGYYEDGSFGIRLENVVLVIPTKPKYNYRNRGSLTFEPLTLVPIQVKMMDTELLTQKERDWVNDYHRKCREVVGAELERQGRKEALEWLIRESQPIV from the exons aTGTCTCCAAAGATCACTGGAGATCTGCTGAGGCAGCTTCGCCAGGCGATGAAGAACTGCAAATACTTCGCTGAGCCAATACAGGCATACATCATTCCTTCTGGAGATGCCCACCAG AGTGAATACATTGCACCATGTGACTGCAGACGTGAGTTTGTCTGTGGATTTAATGGCTCCGCAG GTACAGCCATTGTCACAGAGCAGTATGCTGCAATGTGGACAGATGGGCGATATTTCCTCCAGGCCACCCAGCAGATGGACAACAACTGGACCCTTATGAAGATGG GACTGAAAGAGACACCATCTCAGGAGGACTGGCTCATTAGTGTGCTGCCAGAGAACTCCAAAGTGGGAGTAGATCCTTGGATCTATGCTGCTG ACCAGTGGAAGAACATGTCCACAGCGCTGACCAGTGCAGGCCACTCTCTGGTGGCGGTGCAGGAGAACCTGATCGATGCAGTTTGGACCAACCGTCCTAAGAGACCCAGCACACAGCTCCGCACCCTGGGATTAGAGTACACTG GTGTGTCCTGGCAGGATAAGATCACCGCTCTGCGAGCCAAGATGACCGAGAGGAAACTCAGCTGGTTTGTTGCCACAGCATTGGACGAGATTGCAT GGCTCTTTAACCTCCGTGGTGCTGACATCGAGTACAACCCAGTTTTCTTTGCATACACTGTCGTGGGAATGAACACAATAAG ACTCTTTATTGACCCAAACCGCCTCTCTGATCCTGCGTTGAGAGACCACCTGCAGCTGGACTCCCCCAGCAAGCCTGAGCTGAGCATCCAGACGTTCCCATACGAGTTGGTCTCCTCTGAGCTCCAGGCCATCTGCGCTGCACTCGGCCCCAAGGACAAAATGTGGATCTGCGACAAGGCCAGTTGTGCTCTCACGCAGGTCATCCCCAAG TCTCACAGGTCTCCAATTCCCTACACCCCACTCTGCCTTGCCAAGGCTGTGAAAAACGCCACTGAGATTCAAGGCATGAAAATGGCTCAT ATCAAGGATGCCGTTGCCCTTTGTGAGCTCTTTGCCTGGTTGGAAAAGGAG ATTCCTAAAGGCACCGTGACTGAGATCTCTGCTGCTGACAAGGCTGAAGAATTCCGCAG tcaacagAAAGATTTTGTCGGCCTCAGTTTCCCCACAATCTCCAGTGTTGGTCCAAATGGAGCGATCATACATTACAG ACCACTGCCCGAGACCAACAGAACCCTCACCGAGAATGAAGTTTACCTGATTGACTCCGGAGCTCAATATGT TGATGGAACCACAGATGTGACACGCACCGTGCACTTTGGGACACCGTCTGCTTTTGAGAAG GAATGCTTTACGTATGTATTGAAGGGACACATAGCCGTCAGCGCTGCTGTTTTCCCCAATGGAACCAAAG GCCACCTTTTGGATTCATTTGCCCGCGCAGCCCTGTGGGAGTCCGGCCTGGACTACCTTCACGGGACAGGCCACGGCGTGGGCTGCTTCCTCAATGTCCACGAGGGGCCCTGCGGCATCAGCTACAAGACGTTCGCCGATGAACCTCTGGAGGCTGGCATGATCGTCAGTGATG AACCTGGATATTATGAAGATGGATCTTTTGGCATTCGCTTGGAAAATGTGGTCCTTGTCATACCAACAAAGCCCAAA TACAACTACAGAAACAGAGGGAGTCTGACATTTGAGCCCCTCACTCTGGTCCCTATCCAAGTGAAGATGATGGACACAGAGCTGCTCACGCAGAAGGAG CGTGACTGGGTGAACGACTACCACAGGAAGTGCAGGGAGGTGGTTGGAGCAGAGCTGGAGAGGCAGGGCAGGAAGGAGGCGCTGGAGTGGCTGATCAGAGAGAGCCAGCCAATCGTCTGA
- the si:dkey-246e1.3 gene encoding uncharacterized protein si:dkey-246e1.3 isoform X2, giving the protein MTADDLHLNTTAALGLHDMDEDMDAAVFGVKVFNIVIIAVALCILTITTVYCFTGCYNRTRQSKRALMYESAVSWEEPLDPVAVKAVKRSTSFINPLNFFRRPEAAKDNSRIYYIYSNPLPVGVKDEEEDKEDIKAPQTPQHKPAQPLSIQDYASDPNSGVILDPPIFYMQL; this is encoded by the exons aTGACAGCAGACGATCTGCACCTGAACACCACTGCAGCTCTGGGTCTGCATGACATGGACGAGGACATGGACGCTGCTGTGTTTG gGGTCAAAGTGTTTAATATAGTCATCATTGCTGTGGCCTTGTGTATCCTCACCATCACGACTGTCTACTGCTTCACAGGCTGCTACAACCGCACCAG ACAGTCAAAGCGAGCCCTCATGTACGAGAGCGCAGTGAGCTGGGAGGAGCCGCTGGACCCCGTGGCAGTTAAGGCAGTGAAGAGGTCGACCAGCTTCATCAACCCTCTCAACTTCTTCAGGAGACCAGAGGCAGCAAAGGACAACTCCAGGATCTATTACATCTACAGTAACCCTCTGCCTGTAGGGGtgaaggacgaggaggaggataaGGAGGATATTAAAGCCCCGCAGACACCACAGCACAAACCTGCACAGCCACTGTCCATCCAAGACTACGCCAGCGATCCTAACAGTGGCGTCATCCTGGACCCTCCCATATTTTACATGCAACTTTAA
- the si:dkey-246e1.3 gene encoding uncharacterized protein si:dkey-246e1.3 isoform X1 codes for MTADDLHLNTTAALGLHDMDEDMDAAVFGVKVFNIVIIAVALCILTITTVYCFTGCYNRTSSISLLRQSKRALMYESAVSWEEPLDPVAVKAVKRSTSFINPLNFFRRPEAAKDNSRIYYIYSNPLPVGVKDEEEDKEDIKAPQTPQHKPAQPLSIQDYASDPNSGVILDPPIFYMQL; via the exons aTGACAGCAGACGATCTGCACCTGAACACCACTGCAGCTCTGGGTCTGCATGACATGGACGAGGACATGGACGCTGCTGTGTTTG gGGTCAAAGTGTTTAATATAGTCATCATTGCTGTGGCCTTGTGTATCCTCACCATCACGACTGTCTACTGCTTCACAGGCTGCTACAACCGCACCAG ttCCATTTCCCTCCTCAGACAGTCAAAGCGAGCCCTCATGTACGAGAGCGCAGTGAGCTGGGAGGAGCCGCTGGACCCCGTGGCAGTTAAGGCAGTGAAGAGGTCGACCAGCTTCATCAACCCTCTCAACTTCTTCAGGAGACCAGAGGCAGCAAAGGACAACTCCAGGATCTATTACATCTACAGTAACCCTCTGCCTGTAGGGGtgaaggacgaggaggaggataaGGAGGATATTAAAGCCCCGCAGACACCACAGCACAAACCTGCACAGCCACTGTCCATCCAAGACTACGCCAGCGATCCTAACAGTGGCGTCATCCTGGACCCTCCCATATTTTACATGCAACTTTAA